A region of Equus przewalskii isolate Varuska chromosome 29, EquPr2, whole genome shotgun sequence DNA encodes the following proteins:
- the SEPTIN3 gene encoding neuronal-specific septin-3 isoform X8: protein MSKGLPETRTDAAMSELVPEPRPKPAVPMKPVSINSNLLGYIGIDTIIEQMRKKTMKTGFDFNIMVVGQSGLGKSTLVNTLFKSQVSRKASSWNREEKIPKTVEIKAIGHVIEEGGVKMKLTVIDTPGFGDQINNENCWEPIEKYINEQYEKFLKEEVNIARKKRIPDTRVHCCLYFISPTGHSLRPLDLEFMKHLSKVVNIIPVIAKADTMTLEEKSEFKQRVRKELEVNGIEFYPQKEFDEDLEDKTENDKIRQESMPFAVVGSDKEYQVNGKRVLGRKTPWGIIEVENLNHCEFALLRDFVIRTHLQDLKEVTHNIHYETYRAKRLNDNGGLPPVLGKH, encoded by the exons ATGTCCAAAG GGCTCCCAGAGACCAGGACGGACGCAGCCATGTCAGAGCTGGTGCCTGAGCCCAGGCCTAAGCCAGCAGTGCCCATGAAGCCCGTAAGCATCAACTCCAACCTGCTGGGCTACATTGGCATCGACACCATCATTGAGCAGATGCGCAAGAAGACCATGAAGACTGGTTTCGACTTCAACATCATGGTCGTCG GCCAGAGTGGGCTGGGCAAGTCAACACTGGTCAACACGCTCTTTAAATCCCAAGTGAGCCGCAAGGCCTCCAGCTGGAACCGGGAGGAGAAGATTCCCAAGACAGTGGAGATCAAAGCTATCGGGCACG TGATAGAGGAAGGCGGTGTCAAAATGAAGCTGACCGTCATCGACACTCCGGGCTTTGGAGACCAGATCAACAATGAAAACTG CTGGGAACCCATTGAGAAGTACATCAATGAACAGTATGAGAAGTTCCTGAAGGAGGAGGTGAACATTGCGAGGAAGAAACGCATTCCTGACACTCGTGTCCACTGCTGCCTCTACTTCATCTCCCCCACAGGACACTC ctTGCGACCTCTCGATCTGGAGTTCATGAAACACCTCAGCAAAGTTGTGAACATCATCCCTGTCATTGCTAAGGCTGACACCATGACCCTGGAGGAGAAGTCTGAATTCAAGCAAAGG GTCCGCAAGGAGCTTGAAGTAAATGGCATTGAATTCTACCCCCAGAAGGAATTTGATGAGGATTTGGAGGACAAAACAGAGAATGACAAAATCCGG CAGGAGAGCATGCCTTTCGCTGTGGTGGGAAGTGACAAGGAGTACCAAGTGAATGGCAAACGAGTCCTTGGCAGAAAAACTCCCTGGGGGATCATTGAAG tGGAAAACCTCAACCACTGTGAGTTTGCCCTGCTTCGAGACTTTGTCATCAG GACCCACCTCCAGGACCTCAAGGAAGTGACACATAACATCCACTATGAGACGTACAGGGCCAAGCGGCTCAATGACAACGGAGGCCTCCCTCCG GTGCTAGGAAAACACTAG
- the SEPTIN3 gene encoding neuronal-specific septin-3 isoform X6, translated as MSKGLPETRTDAAMSELVPEPRPKPAVPMKPVSINSNLLGYIGIDTIIEQMRKKTMKTGFDFNIMVVGQSGLGKSTLVNTLFKSQVSRKASSWNREEKIPKTVEIKAIGHVIEEGGVKMKLTVIDTPGFGDQINNENCWEPIEKYINEQYEKFLKEEVNIARKKRIPDTRVHCCLYFISPTGHSLRPLDLEFMKHLSKVVNIIPVIAKADTMTLEEKSEFKQRVRKELEVNGIEFYPQKEFDEDLEDKTENDKIRQESMPFAVVGSDKEYQVNGKRVLGRKTPWGIIEVENLNHCEFALLRDFVIRTHLQDLKEVTHNIHYETYRAKRLNDNGGLPPGEGLLGTVLPPVPATPCPTAE; from the exons ATGTCCAAAG GGCTCCCAGAGACCAGGACGGACGCAGCCATGTCAGAGCTGGTGCCTGAGCCCAGGCCTAAGCCAGCAGTGCCCATGAAGCCCGTAAGCATCAACTCCAACCTGCTGGGCTACATTGGCATCGACACCATCATTGAGCAGATGCGCAAGAAGACCATGAAGACTGGTTTCGACTTCAACATCATGGTCGTCG GCCAGAGTGGGCTGGGCAAGTCAACACTGGTCAACACGCTCTTTAAATCCCAAGTGAGCCGCAAGGCCTCCAGCTGGAACCGGGAGGAGAAGATTCCCAAGACAGTGGAGATCAAAGCTATCGGGCACG TGATAGAGGAAGGCGGTGTCAAAATGAAGCTGACCGTCATCGACACTCCGGGCTTTGGAGACCAGATCAACAATGAAAACTG CTGGGAACCCATTGAGAAGTACATCAATGAACAGTATGAGAAGTTCCTGAAGGAGGAGGTGAACATTGCGAGGAAGAAACGCATTCCTGACACTCGTGTCCACTGCTGCCTCTACTTCATCTCCCCCACAGGACACTC ctTGCGACCTCTCGATCTGGAGTTCATGAAACACCTCAGCAAAGTTGTGAACATCATCCCTGTCATTGCTAAGGCTGACACCATGACCCTGGAGGAGAAGTCTGAATTCAAGCAAAGG GTCCGCAAGGAGCTTGAAGTAAATGGCATTGAATTCTACCCCCAGAAGGAATTTGATGAGGATTTGGAGGACAAAACAGAGAATGACAAAATCCGG CAGGAGAGCATGCCTTTCGCTGTGGTGGGAAGTGACAAGGAGTACCAAGTGAATGGCAAACGAGTCCTTGGCAGAAAAACTCCCTGGGGGATCATTGAAG tGGAAAACCTCAACCACTGTGAGTTTGCCCTGCTTCGAGACTTTGTCATCAG GACCCACCTCCAGGACCTCAAGGAAGTGACACATAACATCCACTATGAGACGTACAGGGCCAAGCGGCTCAATGACAACGGAGGCCTCCCTCCG GGAGAAGGCCTCCTGGGCACTGTCCTTCCACCTGTGCCAGCCACCCCCTGCCCCACTGCTGAATGA
- the SEPTIN3 gene encoding neuronal-specific septin-3 isoform X7, protein MSKGLPETRTDAAMSELVPEPRPKPAVPMKPVSINSNLLGYIGIDTIIEQMRKKTMKTGFDFNIMVVGQSGLGKSTLVNTLFKSQVSRKASSWNREEKIPKTVEIKAIGHVIEEGGVKMKLTVIDTPGFGDQINNENCWEPIEKYINEQYEKFLKEEVNIARKKRIPDTRVHCCLYFISPTGHSLRPLDLEFMKHLSKVVNIIPVIAKADTMTLEEKSEFKQRVRKELEVNGIEFYPQKEFDEDLEDKTENDKIRESMPFAVVGSDKEYQVNGKRVLGRKTPWGIIEVENLNHCEFALLRDFVIRTHLQDLKEVTHNIHYETYRAKRLNDNGGLPPGEGLLGTVLPPVPATPCPTAE, encoded by the exons ATGTCCAAAG GGCTCCCAGAGACCAGGACGGACGCAGCCATGTCAGAGCTGGTGCCTGAGCCCAGGCCTAAGCCAGCAGTGCCCATGAAGCCCGTAAGCATCAACTCCAACCTGCTGGGCTACATTGGCATCGACACCATCATTGAGCAGATGCGCAAGAAGACCATGAAGACTGGTTTCGACTTCAACATCATGGTCGTCG GCCAGAGTGGGCTGGGCAAGTCAACACTGGTCAACACGCTCTTTAAATCCCAAGTGAGCCGCAAGGCCTCCAGCTGGAACCGGGAGGAGAAGATTCCCAAGACAGTGGAGATCAAAGCTATCGGGCACG TGATAGAGGAAGGCGGTGTCAAAATGAAGCTGACCGTCATCGACACTCCGGGCTTTGGAGACCAGATCAACAATGAAAACTG CTGGGAACCCATTGAGAAGTACATCAATGAACAGTATGAGAAGTTCCTGAAGGAGGAGGTGAACATTGCGAGGAAGAAACGCATTCCTGACACTCGTGTCCACTGCTGCCTCTACTTCATCTCCCCCACAGGACACTC ctTGCGACCTCTCGATCTGGAGTTCATGAAACACCTCAGCAAAGTTGTGAACATCATCCCTGTCATTGCTAAGGCTGACACCATGACCCTGGAGGAGAAGTCTGAATTCAAGCAAAGG GTCCGCAAGGAGCTTGAAGTAAATGGCATTGAATTCTACCCCCAGAAGGAATTTGATGAGGATTTGGAGGACAAAACAGAGAATGACAAAATCCGG GAGAGCATGCCTTTCGCTGTGGTGGGAAGTGACAAGGAGTACCAAGTGAATGGCAAACGAGTCCTTGGCAGAAAAACTCCCTGGGGGATCATTGAAG tGGAAAACCTCAACCACTGTGAGTTTGCCCTGCTTCGAGACTTTGTCATCAG GACCCACCTCCAGGACCTCAAGGAAGTGACACATAACATCCACTATGAGACGTACAGGGCCAAGCGGCTCAATGACAACGGAGGCCTCCCTCCG GGAGAAGGCCTCCTGGGCACTGTCCTTCCACCTGTGCCAGCCACCCCCTGCCCCACTGCTGAATGA